The Streptomyces sp. NBC_01244 genome contains a region encoding:
- a CDS encoding acyl carrier protein, which produces MQDMPPHTVQEIVDIVIDFLARYQDRPADEVHEELAARGQDLPVDSVLVMEILARVEQHFGVSVPADAEAGRSLRSVWAFAETVYDTMQSKEQ; this is translated from the coding sequence ATGCAAGACATGCCGCCGCACACCGTTCAGGAGATCGTCGACATCGTCATCGACTTCCTGGCTCGGTATCAGGACCGCCCTGCAGACGAAGTGCACGAGGAACTGGCGGCAAGGGGACAGGACTTGCCAGTCGACTCAGTGCTGGTGATGGAGATCCTGGCCCGGGTTGAGCAACATTTCGGGGTGTCCGTCCCTGCCGATGCCGAGGCTGGCCGCTCCCTGCGCTCGGTGTGGGCGTTCGCCGAGACCGTGTACGACACCATGCAGTCGAAGGAGCAGTAA
- a CDS encoding nucleoside triphosphate pyrophosphohydrolase family protein, whose protein sequence is MHLARYQEAALKTLQPATGDIDPVLVPLLGLMGETGSVISAYKKRLRDGAEATHSKQQLREELGDALWYIAALAHRLDLSLEDIAAASLEKAKDRWRATPDSERPSFDTAYPPHEQLPRRTIVTFTPTPQPDGRTVIVVTREDGATAGSPLTSASHVEDDYRFHDAFHLAHAAVLGWSPVSRFLLGCKRRSRPGVDEAEDGGRAIAIEEGISALVFSYASRHHYFENVRHVDHELLTTIDHMTAHLEVSVLRAADWEKAIMVGYEAWRQLRKHGAGRLELDLDAQTLSFLEP, encoded by the coding sequence GTGCACCTCGCCCGTTATCAAGAAGCCGCCCTCAAGACCTTGCAACCCGCCACCGGTGACATCGACCCAGTCCTGGTACCCCTCCTCGGGCTCATGGGCGAGACCGGCTCCGTGATCAGCGCCTACAAGAAGCGACTGCGTGACGGGGCTGAAGCCACACACTCGAAGCAGCAGTTGCGTGAGGAACTCGGCGATGCCCTGTGGTACATCGCTGCGCTTGCCCACCGACTCGACCTCAGCCTTGAGGACATTGCCGCCGCAAGCCTGGAGAAGGCTAAGGATCGTTGGCGTGCCACGCCCGATAGTGAGCGTCCTTCCTTCGACACCGCCTACCCGCCTCACGAACAGCTTCCCCGCCGCACCATCGTTACCTTCACCCCCACCCCTCAACCTGACGGACGGACCGTCATCGTCGTCACCCGCGAAGACGGTGCCACTGCGGGCAGCCCTCTCACCAGTGCTAGCCACGTCGAAGACGACTACCGATTCCATGACGCCTTCCACCTCGCCCACGCTGCAGTCCTGGGCTGGTCACCCGTCAGCCGCTTTCTGCTTGGCTGTAAGCGACGGAGTCGCCCAGGCGTCGACGAAGCAGAGGACGGTGGCCGCGCGATCGCAATCGAAGAGGGCATCAGTGCATTGGTCTTCTCCTATGCCAGCCGTCACCACTACTTCGAGAACGTCCGTCACGTAGACCACGAGCTACTGACCACCATCGACCACATGACAGCCCACCTCGAAGTGAGCGTGCTGAGGGCCGCCGACTGGGAGAAGGCAATCATGGTCGGCTACGAGGCCTGGCGGCAGCTGCGCAAGCACGGCGCCGGTCGGCTTGAACTCGACCTCGATGCACAGACTCTGTCGTTCCTCGAGCCCTGA
- a CDS encoding helix-turn-helix domain-containing protein, with product MNAKAQSDPGAEAEQRSHLGRRLKETREYLGLSQQQVSERTGIVRSAVSDIERGVRRVEVMELKKLARLYRLSVSYFLDEDEAADAGEHALAGLPRTKQPLSEGDRIEVARFIQYLHAKREAEEREGDQAPSPLRAGQAE from the coding sequence ATGAATGCCAAGGCACAGTCCGACCCGGGGGCCGAGGCCGAGCAGCGCTCCCACTTGGGCCGGCGGCTCAAGGAAACGCGTGAGTACTTGGGACTGTCCCAGCAGCAGGTCTCTGAGCGCACTGGCATTGTGCGTTCGGCAGTCAGCGACATCGAGCGAGGTGTGCGCCGGGTCGAGGTGATGGAGCTGAAGAAGCTCGCCCGCCTTTACCGGCTATCTGTGTCCTACTTCCTCGACGAGGACGAGGCCGCCGATGCTGGGGAGCATGCTCTGGCCGGTCTGCCGCGCACGAAGCAGCCCTTGAGCGAAGGCGACCGCATCGAGGTGGCGAGGTTCATCCAGTACCTGCACGCGAAGCGAGAGGCAGAGGAGCGCGAAGGGGATCAGGCTCCTTCTCCCCTGCGAGCGGGGCAGGCGGAGTGA